One Panicum virgatum strain AP13 chromosome 9K, P.virgatum_v5, whole genome shotgun sequence genomic region harbors:
- the LOC120652233 gene encoding uncharacterized protein LOC120652233: MARVLPLSIEPGEVPRGKETVTDTPSSSAGSSCAAVDHSEQNTKDDEYVRLVTRAQHATSDVSATILSEQPKSRSFIWWMKVLLGCFLLILVGYIFVKWGVPFAFEKVLLPIMQWEASAFGRPVLAVVLVASLALFPVILVPSGPSMWLAGMIFGYGWGFLIIMVGTTIGMVVPYWIGSLFRERLHVWLTKWPHQIALIKLAGEGNWFQQFRVVALFRISPFPYTIFNYAVTVTEIKFNPYLCGSIAGMIPEAFIYIYSGRLIRTFGDMKYGNYKMTPLEITYNVISFIIAIVLTVAFTVYAKRALNEMKSSEGIRKEVVSSPARPGAGMKYHQELDVV, encoded by the exons atGGCGCGCGTCCTCCCGCTCAGCATCGAGCCGGGGGAGGTGCCCAG AGGCAAAGAGACGGTGACAGACACACCAAGTTCTTCAGCTGGGTCGTCATGCGCGGCAGTTGATCATTCTGAGCAAAACACAAAGGATGATGAGTATGTGAGGCTAGTTACACGAGCTCAACATGCAACCTCTGATGTCAGTGCCACAATTTTATCTGAGCAACCAAAGTCAAGATCTTTCATTTGGTGGATGAAAGTTCTGCTTGGCTGTTTCCTTCTTATATTAGTGGGTTACATATTTGTGAAATGGGGAGTCCCCTTTGCCTTTGAGAAG GTTCTCTTGCCAATCATGCAGTGGGAAGCAAGTGCTTTTGGGCGTCCAGTATTGGCTGTTGTTCTAGTTGCATCTTTGGCCCTCTTTCCAGTTATTCTAGTGCCTTCTGGACCTTCTATGTGGTTAGCAGGAATGATCTTTGGTTACGGTTGGGGTTTCTTAATTATAATGGTCGGAACTACTATTGGCATGGTGGTACCATATTGGATTGGCTCATTGTTCCGTGAACGTCTACAT GTATGGTTAACAAAATGGCCTCACCAGATAGCACTAATAAAACTTGCTGGTGAAGGGAATTGGTTCCAGCAGTTTCGAGTTGTTGCGCTTTTCAGGATCTCACCATTCCCATATACAATTTTTAATTATGCCGTCACTGTGACCGAAATTAAGTTCAACCCTTATCTATGTGGTTCAATTGCTGGAATGATACCAGAGGCATTCATCTACATCTACAG TGGACGGTTAATCCGTACATTTGGTGACATGAAGTATGGCAACTATAAAATGACGCCATTGGAGATAACATACAACGTCATCTCCTTCATCATCGCCATTGTCCTCACAGTCGCCTTCACGGTGTATGCCAAGAGAGCTCTGAATGAAATGAAAAGTTCAGAAGGTATCCGTAAAGAAGTCGTCTCCAGCCCTGCCCGCCCAGGTGCAGGAATGAAATACCATCAGGAGCTGGATGTTGTATGA
- the LOC120652234 gene encoding protein COP1 SUPPRESSOR 2-like: MSRKNYRKRTIEPDADDHSDDEDTSRVALEEIKYMQKLRERKLGIPADPAAASTNGSSARGRVGVGGAAVGEAEKEDLVLQDTFAQETAVTIEDPNMLKYVETELAKKRGKMVDVGQKEEMDHVDELYTVPDHLKVKKKNSEESSTQWTTGIAEVQLPIEYKLRNIEETEAAKKMLQEKRLAGKPKSDSNIPSSYSADYFHRGKEYDEKLRRENPGLYKDKDSRANESAGGKVADSKNPDGAAAGRREAASDQFMLERFRKREKFRVMRR, encoded by the exons ATGTCGCGCAAAAACTACCGCAAGCGGACCATCGAGCCGGACGCCGACGACCACTCCGACGACGAGGACACCAGCCG CGTCGCCCTGGAGGAGATCAAGTACATGCAGAAGCTGCGGGAGAGGAAGCTGGGCATCCCCGCCGACCCCGCGGCCGCCTCCACCAACGGGTCCTCCGCCCGCGGACGGGTGGGTGTCGGGGGAGCGGCCGTCGGCGAGGCCGAGAAGGAGGACCTCGTCCTCCAGGACACCTTCGCGCAGGAGACCGCCGTCACCATCGAGGATCCCAATAT GTTGAAGTATGTGGAGACCGAGCTGGCGAAGAAGAGGGGTAAGATGGTTGATGTGGGACAAAAGGAGGAGATGGACCATGTGGACGAGCTCTACACCGTGCCAGACCACCTCAAG GTGAAAAAGAAGAACTCGGAGGAGAGCTCGACACAGTGGACCACTGGCATTGCTGAAGTTCAGCTGCCTATTGA GTACAAATTAAGAAACATTGAAGAAACTGAGGCAGCTAAAAAGATGCTGCAAGAGAAAAGGCTTGCTGGTAAACCAAAATCAGATTCAAATATTCCATCAAGTTACAGTGCTGATTATTTCCATCGCGGCAAAGAATATGATGAGAAATTGCGAAGAG AGAATCCTGGGCTGTACAAAGATAAAGATTCTCGGGCTAATGAAAGTGCAGGGGGCAAAGTAGCAGATAGTAAAAACCCAGATGGTGCCGCTGCAGGACGGAGAGAAGCTGCTAGTGATCAGTTCATGCTCGAGCGTTTCCGCAAGAGAGAAAAATTCCGTGTCATGCGAAGGTAG
- the LOC120652235 gene encoding uncharacterized protein LOC120652235, whose protein sequence is MAAAHGHSLTDHEIAEILARLPPRCIARSRAVCRAWNAIASHPSVERVLAERPAAVTAVMKYATRWIEDDEDPHEPVDDVRVDRFRGRWHPDVHSTDSSLRAFSLDGMTISAEDFRSWDGVLCTRVFPLNPEPDAVTYYVLWNPLTKACAVVSGPAAQGRLIGGYAHPATGRFHLLHSSDVAVPGSGGRGRLRRPRPGVPDHLPGPRGR, encoded by the coding sequence ATGGCCGCCGCGCACGGGCACTCCCTGACGGACCACGAGATCGCCGAGATCCTCGCCcgcctgccgccccgctgcatCGCCCGGTCCCGCGCCGTGTGCAGGGCCTGGAACGCCATCGCCTCCCACCCGAGCGTCGAGCGCGTCCTCGCGGAGCGCCCGGCCGCCGTCACCGCGGTCATGAAGTACGCCACCAGATGGATCGAGGATGACGAGGACCCGCACGAGCCCGTCGACGACGTCCGGGTCGACCGCTTCCGCGGCCGCTGGCACCCCGACGTCCACAGCACAGATTCATCCCTCCGGGCCTTCTCCCTCGACGGCATGACCATCTCCGCCGAGGACTTCCGCTCCTGGGACGGGGTCCTCTGTACGCGAGTCTTCCCGCTGAACCCGGAGCCCGACGCCGTCACCTACTACGTGCTCTGGAACCCGCTCACCAAGGCCTGCGCCGTCGTCTCGGGCCCCGCCGCTCAAGGCCGGCTCATCGGCGGCTACGCCCATCCGGCGACCGGGCGCTTCCACCTGCTCCACTCCTCCGACGTGGCCGtgcccggctccggcggccgcggccggctccggcggccgcggcctggTGTCCCCGATCACCTTCCGGGTCCTAGGGGTCGGTGA
- the LOC120652231 gene encoding protein LTV1 homolog: MGGGGGGGRKPRNFATFRLFPRAGAADPNDRVFVRVDNNDYTVPGFTDEEPFDHSLSDPTADANHLHSSASGSLLEHVRREILELGLPDDGYNYLSHLRELHPSAAAAASSFVPSSTSRPEPLPLDVKAYDASRVRVGPSEGELDEGRTMCKVAAKTAPVRRIEKAVDPDVARLLDESDVSHAGSEDEGLEEDFVIMANRAEGEELEEEEDEEDGNGVFSDVEEEFDFEEDVPKPRVRRLLDEQFDLLALEEYGDSDDDDKGVKDGEYELPSEVIDELKLFHNQNVCVDEEYRTPADFVRRKLDSSTADEVDESAHVIKKCAEYAEKYLNETAEEEEVVLVSESSDESEVWDCETIVSTFSNLDNHPGKIETPGIPKKWLPRVFPGETATTNDIIKLHGKEKLPVDYLPQRKRGGEKEKKVKPAEVADKFKKGAEKETKEEKKARKAAVKEEKREVRKAKKELKGLYKYETQKAQKVAAVTGPSSIRLM; this comes from the exons atgggaggaggaggaggcggcgggcgcaAGCCCCGCAACTTCGCTACGTTCCGCCTcttcccgcgcgccggcgccgccgacccCAACGACCGCGTCTTCGTCCGCGTCGACAACAACGACTACACCGTCCCCGGCTTCACCGACGAGGAGCCCTTCGACCACTCCCTGTCCGATCCCACCGCCGATGCCAACCACCTCcactcctccgcctccggctcTCTCCTGGAGCACGTCCGCCGCGAgatcctcgagctcggcctcccCGACGACGGCTACAACTACCTCTCCCACCTTCGCGAGCTccacccctccgccgccgcggcagcctcATCCTTTGTCCCCAGCTCCACCTCACGGCCTGAGCCCCTCCCACTCGATGTCAAG GCGTACGATGCAAGCAGGGTGCGGGTTGGTCCCAGCGAGGGTGAATTGGACGAGGGGAGGACGATGTGCAAGGTGGCAGCCAAGACGGCGCCGGTGAGGCGGATTGAGAAGGCCGTCGACCCTGATGTTGCGAGATTGCTCGATGAGAGCGATGTGTCACATGCTGGGTCAGAGGATGAGGGGCTGGAGGAGGATTTTGTGATCATGGCTAATCGTGCTGAGGGAGAGGagttggaggaggaagaagatgaggaagatgggAATGGTGTGTTCAGTGATGTGGAAGAGGAGTTCGATTTTGAAGAGGATGTTCCAAAGCCAAGAGTGAGACGATTGCTGGATGAACAATTCGATCTG CTTGCTTTGGAAGAATACGGAGACAGTGATGATGACGACAAAGGTGTTAAAGATGGGGAATATGAACTGCCAAGTGAGGTTATAGATGAACTCAAATTGTTCCACAATCAGAATGTATGTGTTGATGAAGAATACAGAACTCCAGCAGATTTTGTTCGTAGAAAACTGGACTCAAGCACAGCAGATGAGGTGGATGAATCTGCACATGTGATTAAAAAATGTGCTGAGTATGCCGAAAAATATTTAAATGAAACCGCAGAAGAAGAGGAAGTTGTACTTGTTTCAGAAAGCAGTGATGAATCAGAAGTTTGGGACTGTGAGACCATTGTTTCCACGTTCTCTAACCTTGATAACCATCCTGGAAAGATTGAAACTCCAGGAATCCCTAAAAAGTGGCTCCCTAGAGTTTTCCCTGGAGAAACTGCTACAACAAATGATATCATCAAGCTTCATGGGAAAGAGAAACTGCCAGTAGATTATCTACCACAGAGGAAAAGAGGTGgtgaaaaggagaagaaagtaAAGCCTGCAGAAGTTGCTGATAAATTTAAAAAAGGAGCCGAGAAGGAAAcaaaggaggagaagaaggcaAGAAAG GCAGCAgtgaaagaagagaaaagagaagTGCGGAAAGCAAAGAAAGAGCTCAAAGGCTTGTATAAATATGAAACACAGAAGGCACAGAAAGTTGCTGCTGTCACAGGACCATCTTCCATACGGCTAAT GTGA
- the LOC120648119 gene encoding heavy metal-associated isoprenylated plant protein 2-like translates to MPDDSKKIVLKVDIAGDECRATRAMSIVAKFCGVKSMAVDGEKGTLTVVGAVDVVRVAKALRKAGFEARVLSVGPEKAEEKKPDEAAAKKPADDEPKKPPPCCPGCSACCPPPAPGPVAPFPGAVVCYEERPPGNDCAIL, encoded by the exons ATGCCCGACGACTCCAAG AAGATCGTGCTCAAGGTGgacatcgccggcgacgagtgCAGGGCCACCCGCGCCATGAGCATCGTCGCCAAGTTCTGCG gggtGAAGTCGATGGCGGTGGACGGCGAGAAGGGGACGCTGACGGTGGTGGGCGCGGTGGACGTGGTGCGCGTGGCCAAGGCGCTCCGCAAGGCCGGCTTCGAGGCGCGCGTCCTCAGCGTCGGCCCGGAGAAGGCGGAGGAGAAGAAGCCCGACGAGGCCGCCGCCAAGAAGCCGGCCGACGACGAGCCCAagaagccgccgccgtgctgcccgGGATGCAGCGCCTGCTGCCCGCCACCAGCTCCGGGCCCGGTGGCTCCTTTCCCCGGCGCCGTCGTGTGCTACGAGGAGCGCCCCCCGGGCAACGACTGCGCCATCCTCTGA